A stretch of Plodia interpunctella isolate USDA-ARS_2022_Savannah chromosome 15, ilPloInte3.2, whole genome shotgun sequence DNA encodes these proteins:
- the LOC128675961 gene encoding clavesin-1-like isoform X2 codes for MIKRTMLRFQEIAFQAEMDRHDDPDSEETALDLCNEDPATRSRHIEELRNMIFERGECNPPRTDDAFLLRFLRARRSVPARAHRLLVRYCNFREQNPHLWRDVDWFGLRRLGDVFEGVLYDRPDVGRLIICRLGQWDPDLYPVDELIRGCLLLLEIGIMQPKLQVLGGTALIDCQGLTMRHIRHITPSSALHAMNVMGYGFPLHQRGIHVINCSRIFETVFHFFKRLAPSEDLWKRVFFHGYDLSSLHRYISPDCLPKRYGGYRNEVTLELWLTKIKQYKNKSFDSDMRTLGYYVD; via the exons ATGATAAAGCGG ACAATGCTGAGGTTCCAGGAGATCGCGTTCCAGGCGGAGATGGATCGCCACGACGACCCTGATTCTGAGGAGACGGCGTTGGACCTTTGTAATGAAGACCCTGCTACCAGGAGCAGACATATTGAGGAACTCAGGAACATGATATTTG AAAGAGGAGAATGCAACCCGCCCAGGACTGACGACGCTTTCCTGCTCCGCTTCCTGAGGGCGAGGCGCTCCGTGCCGGCCAGGGCGCACAGACTG TTAGTAAGGTACTGCAACTTCCGTGAACAGAACCCTCACCTGTGGCGGGATGTGGACTGGTTCGGGCTGAGGAGACTGGGCGATGTGTTCGAAGGTGTCCTCTATGACAGACCTGATGTCGGGAGACTCATCATTTGTAGATTAG GCCAATGGGACCCAGACCTGTATCCAGTGGACGAGCTCATTCGCGGTTGCCTGCTGCTCCTGGAGATCGGCATCATGCAGCCCAAGCTGCAGGTGCTGGGCGGCACCGCACTGATCGACTGCCAGGGTCTCACCATGAGACACATCCGGCATATCACGCCTTCCTCAGCTCTGCACGCCATGAACGTTATGGGC TACGGATTCCCGCTGCACCAACGCGGGATCCACGTGATCAACTGCTCCAGGATCTTCGAGACTGTGTTCCACTTCTTCAAGAGGCTGGCTCCATCAGAAGACTTGTGGAAGAGAGTCTTCTTCCACGGTTATGATCTCAGCTCTCTACAtag gtacATATCTCCCGACTGCCTTCCAAAGCGGTACGGTGGTTACCGCAATGAGGTCACCCTGGAGCTGTGGTTGACCAAGATTAAACAATACAAGAATAAGAGCTTCGATAGTGATATGAGGACTTTAGGCTACTATGTTGattag
- the LOC128675961 gene encoding clavesin-1-like isoform X1 yields MLRFQEIAFQAEMDRHDDPDSEETALDLCNEDPATRSRHIEELRNMIFERGECNPPRTDDAFLLRFLRARRSVPARAHRLLVRYCNFREQNPHLWRDVDWFGLRRLGDVFEGVLYDRPDVGRLIICRLGQWDPDLYPVDELIRGCLLLLEIGIMQPKLQVLGGTALIDCQGLTMRHIRHITPSSALHAMNVMGYGFPLHQRGIHVINCSRIFETVFHFFKRLAPSEDLWKRVFFHGYDLSSLHRYISPDCLPKRYGGYRNEVTLELWLTKIKQYKNKSFDSDMRTLGYYVD; encoded by the exons ATGCTGAGGTTCCAGGAGATCGCGTTCCAGGCGGAGATGGATCGCCACGACGACCCTGATTCTGAGGAGACGGCGTTGGACCTTTGTAATGAAGACCCTGCTACCAGGAGCAGACATATTGAGGAACTCAGGAACATGATATTTG AAAGAGGAGAATGCAACCCGCCCAGGACTGACGACGCTTTCCTGCTCCGCTTCCTGAGGGCGAGGCGCTCCGTGCCGGCCAGGGCGCACAGACTG TTAGTAAGGTACTGCAACTTCCGTGAACAGAACCCTCACCTGTGGCGGGATGTGGACTGGTTCGGGCTGAGGAGACTGGGCGATGTGTTCGAAGGTGTCCTCTATGACAGACCTGATGTCGGGAGACTCATCATTTGTAGATTAG GCCAATGGGACCCAGACCTGTATCCAGTGGACGAGCTCATTCGCGGTTGCCTGCTGCTCCTGGAGATCGGCATCATGCAGCCCAAGCTGCAGGTGCTGGGCGGCACCGCACTGATCGACTGCCAGGGTCTCACCATGAGACACATCCGGCATATCACGCCTTCCTCAGCTCTGCACGCCATGAACGTTATGGGC TACGGATTCCCGCTGCACCAACGCGGGATCCACGTGATCAACTGCTCCAGGATCTTCGAGACTGTGTTCCACTTCTTCAAGAGGCTGGCTCCATCAGAAGACTTGTGGAAGAGAGTCTTCTTCCACGGTTATGATCTCAGCTCTCTACAtag gtacATATCTCCCGACTGCCTTCCAAAGCGGTACGGTGGTTACCGCAATGAGGTCACCCTGGAGCTGTGGTTGACCAAGATTAAACAATACAAGAATAAGAGCTTCGATAGTGATATGAGGACTTTAGGCTACTATGTTGattag
- the LOC128676106 gene encoding clavesin-1-like, with the protein MAFLEVAIEADVSRFEDPDFEEVARRNCNEHPETRQKVIQELRSMIIERGECHPRRLDDAYLLKFLRCRRFIPALTHKLMLRYQDFQHRHAALYDCDLFDLVKVQYVYAGVLPESPKSGRTILMRFGRWDVNAVTAEDVMRAALAMTEIASQQPKIQVMGASIVVDLEGLHLRQLRQFTANIAHQTISLMGVNFPIQIHGVHLVNYNWLLTSVFYLAKQFIPIGALKRIHFHGSDMSSLHQHIDPETLPPEYGGCCRHVVTFEDWLPGIQKYMNRNEFLEREMRDLGYSFESDDSKCDSRIWLEEMLA; encoded by the exons ATGGCTTTCTTGGAGGTGGCGATCGAAGCCGACGTGAGCCGCTTCGAGGACCCTGACTTCGAGGAGGTGGCTCGCAGGAACTGTAACGAGCATCCAGAGACAAGACAGAAGGTCATTCAGGAACTACGTTCTATGATcattg AGCGCGGCGAATGCCACCCGCGCCGCCTGGACGATGCCTACCTTCTGAAATTCTTGCGCTGTCGCCGATTCATACCTGCGCTAACTCATAAACTG ATGTTGCGGTATCAAGACTTCCAGCACCGTCACGCGGCCCTCTACGACTGCGACCTGTTCGACCTGGTGAAGGTGCAGTACGTATACGCTGGTGTGTTGCCCGAGAGCCCCAAGAGTGGTCGGACCATCCTCATGAGGTTCG GTCGTTGGGACGTGAACGCCGTGACCGCCGAGGATGTGATGCGGGCAGCCCTGGCTATGACCGAGATAGCATCGCAGCAACCCAAGATCCAGGTCATGGGCGCCTCCATCGTAGTAGACCTCGAGGGCTTGCACCTGCGGCAGCTGAGGCAGTTCACGGCCAACATCGCGCACCAGACTATCAGTTTGATGGGG GTGAACTTCCCCATACAAATCCACGGCGTCCACTTGGTCAACTACAACTGGCTGCTCACCAGTGTCTTCTACCTGGCCAAGCAGTTTATCCCCATAGGAGCCCTCAAAAGGATCCATTTCCATGGCAGTGATATGAGCTCCCTTCACCAACACATAGACCCGGAGACTTTACCACCAGAGTATGGGGGATGTTGCCGACATGTTGTGACTTTCGAAGACTGGCTACCAGGAATTCAGAAGTACATGAATAGAAATGAGTTCCTAGAACGAGAGATGAGAGACTTGGGGTATAGTTTTGAAAGTGATGATAGTAAATGTGATAGTAGAATATGGCTTGAAGAAATGTTAGCATGA